A section of the Oryza sativa Japonica Group chromosome 1, ASM3414082v1 genome encodes:
- the LOC124416938 gene encoding cyclin-dependent kinase C-2 has product MAVAAPGQLNLDESPSWGSRSVDCFEKLEQIGEGTYGQVYMAKETETNEIVALKKIRMDNEREGFPITAIREIKILKKLHHQNVIQLKEIVTSPGPERDEQGKPIEGNKYKGSIYMVFEYMDHDLTGLADRPGMRFTVPQIKCYMRQLLTGLHYCHVNQVLHRDIKGSNLLIDNEGNLKLADFGLARSFSSDHNGNLTNRVITLWYRPPELLLGSTRYGPAVDMWSVGCIFAELLNGKPILTGKNEPEQLSKIFELCGTPDELIWPGVTKMPWYNNFKPQRPMKRRVKESFKHFDQHALDLLEKMLTLDPSQRISAKDALDAEYFWTDPLPCDPKSLPKYEASHEFQTKKKRQQQRQAEEAAKRQKLQHPPPHSRLPPIQNPGQPHQIRPGQPMHNAPPVAAGPSHHYAKPRGPGGPNRYPQGGNQGGYNPNRGGQGGGYGSGPYPQQGRGPPPYPGGGMGGAGGPRGGGGSGYGVGGPNYQQGGPYGASGPGRGPNYNQGGSRNQQQYGNWQ; this is encoded by the exons atggcggtggcggcgcccggCCAGCTCAACCTCGACGAGTCCCCCTCGTGGGGCTCCCGCAGCGTCGACTGCTTCGAGAAGCTCGAGCAGATCGGCGAGGGCACCTACGG GCAAGTTTACATGGCCAAGGAGACGGAGACGAACGAGATCGTCGCGCTCAAGAAGATCCGCATGGACAACGAGCGCGAAGGC TTCCCCATCACGGCCATACGCGAGATCAAGATTTTGAAGAAGCTCCACCACCAGAACGTTATCCAGCTCAAGGAGATCGTCACCTCTCCAG GCCCAGAGCGAGATGAGCAAGGGAAGCCAA TCGAGGGTAACAAGTACAAGGGGAGCATCTACATGGTCTTCGAGTACATGGATCATGATCTTACTGGGCTTGCAGATAGGCCTGGGATGCGGTTCACTGTGCCTCAGATTAAG TGTTACATGAGGCAGCTACTTACAGGCCTGCACTATTGCCATGTTAATCAAGTGCTGCATAGAGATATTAAAG GATCTAACCTCTTGATAGACAATGAGGGTAACTTGAAGCTTGCTGATTTTGGCCTTGCAAGATCATTCTCAAGTGACCACAATGGAAACTTAACAAACCGTGTGATCACTTTGTGGTATAG ACCTCCTGAGTTGTTACTCGGGAGCACGAGGTATGGTCCAGCCGTTGACATGTGGTCAGTGGGTTGTATTTTTGCTGAGCTTCTCAATGGAAAGCCAATATTGACAGGAAAGAATGAG CCAGAGCAACTGTCTAAAATTTTTGAGCTTTGTGGTACGCCCGACGAGTTAATCTGGCCTGGTGTCACAAAAATGCCATGGTACAACAATTTCAAGCCTCAACGACCAATGAAGAGACGGGTTAAAGAGTCCTTTAAGCA CTTTGATCAGCACGCGCTGGATCTTTTAGAGAAGATGTTAACTTTGGATCCATCACAG AGGATATCGGCAAAAGATGCACTTGACGCGGAGTATTTCTGGACTGATCCCTTACCGTGTGATCCAAAGAG CTTGCCGAAGTATGAGGCGTCTCATGAGTTCCAAACTAAGAAAAAACGCCAGCAGCAGAGGCAAGCAGAGGAAGCCGCAAAGCGCCAGAAATTGCAGCATCCTCCACCACATTCCCGTTTGCCTCCAATCCAGAACCCAGGCCAACCACACCAAATCAGGCCTGGCCAGCCTATGCATAATGCACCACCTGTGGCAGCTGGCCCAAGTCATCACTATGCAAAGCCGCGAGGACCTGGAGGCCCTAATAGGTACCCACAAGGCGGGAACCAAGGAGGCTACAATCCGAACCGCGGTGGACAGGGAGGAGGCTATGGGAGTGGCCCATATCCACAGCAAGGACGAGGTCCTCCCCCTTATCCTGGTGGTGGCATGGGCGGAGCCGGTGGTCCgaggggtggtggtggcagtggcTATGGTGTTGGCGGACCAAATTATCAACAGGGTGGACCTTATGGTGCATCTGGTCCAGGTCGAGGCCCGAACTATAATCAAGGTGGTTCTCGCAATCAACAACAGTATGGAAACTGGCAATAG
- the LOC4325387 gene encoding cell division protein FtsY homolog, chloroplastic, producing the protein MAAHSHVIPFLSPAATSARCSPYGHRRRGRAGLLRCAAAAGQAGFFTRLGRLIQEKAKSDVEKLFSGFSKTRESLSVVDELLTYWNLADTDRVLDELEEALLVSDFGPKISFRIVDTLREEIRDGKLKSGAEIKEALKRCILELLTSKGGNPELQLGFRKPAVIMIVGVNGGGKTTSLGKLAYRFKNEGVKVLMAAGDTFRAAARDQLEVWAERTGSEIVIDNDKKAKPASVLSQAVKRGKREGFDLVLCDTSGRLHTNYGLMEELVSCKKVIAKALPGAPNEILLVLDGTTGLNMLQQAREFNDVVGVTGFVLTKLDGTARGGCVVSVVDELGIPVKFIGVGEGMEDLQPFDAEAFVEAIFP; encoded by the exons ATGGCGGCACACTCccacgtcatccccttcctctccccggcggcgacgtccgcgcgctgctccccctacggccaccgccgccgcggccgcgcggggctcctgcggtgcgcggcggcggcggggcaggcGGGGTTCTTCACCCGCCTGGGACGCCTCATCCAGGAGAAGGCCAAGAGCGACGTCGAGAAGCTCTTCTCCGGCTTCTCCAAGACCCGCGAGAGCCTCTCCGTCGTCGACGAGCTCCTCACCTACTGGAACCTCGCCGACACCGACCGCGTCCTCGACGAGCTCGAGGAG gctctgctggtgtCGGATTTTGGCCCCAAGATTTCGTTCCGGATCGTGGACACTCTACGCGAGGAAATCCGCGATGGCAAGCTCAAGTCTGGGGCTGAGATAAAG GAAGCGCTGAAAAGGTGTATTCTTGAACTGCTGACGAGCAAAGGCGGCAATCCGGAGCTGCAGCTCGGTTTCAG AAAGCCGGCAGTTATCATGATTGTGGGAGTGAATGGAGGTGGAAAGACTACCTCATTAG GAAAACTTGCTTACAGATTCAAGAATGAAGGAGTGAAG GTATTGATGGCAGCAGGTGATACCTTCAGAGCAGCAGCTCGTGACCAGCTAGAAGTTTGGGCAGAGAGAACAGGTTCAGAGATTGTTATCGATAATGATAAGAAAGCAAAACCTGCATCAG TTCTCTCGCAGGCAGTGAAGCGCGGGAAGCGTGAAGGATTTGATCTTGTTCTTTGCGACACGTCAGGAC GACTTCATACAAATTATGGTCTGATGGAAGAATTGGTTTCCTGCAAGAAAGTCATAGCTAAAGCCCTTCCGGGTGCTCCTAAT GAGATCTTGCTGGTTCTGGATGGCACGACTGGCTTGAATATGCTACAACAAGCGAGGGAGTTCAATGAT GTTGTTGGAGTCACAGGATTCGTCCTAACAAAGCTTGATGGAACTGCTCGTGGTGGTTGTGTG GTTAGCGTTGTAGATGAACTTGGAATTCCAGTAAAGTTTATTGGTGTTGGTGAAGGGATGGAGGATCTTCAGCCTTTTGATGCTGAGGCATTTGTTGAAGCCATTTTTCCTTGA
- the LOC4325388 gene encoding EP1-like glycoprotein 2, giving the protein MRHAALLGVGFALCLLRAQAQPYDYPTAKPSTTWANTDAALRHHVAYTDGSVARAALLRLNPARLGPSFAFGFFCTNHRAGAPCADFLLGVAVVYCNSGAGITAVTTGIPQVVWSANRAAPVGDGATAELTADGDLVLRSPGGKVLWSAGAAGRGVSGMSINSDGNLVLFDGSNRTVWQSFDHPTDTLVVGQSLKQGARLTANASFDNSSEGRIYLAVADDGLAAYVDAKPPQRYYVLGYSKNAGAYAAYTNGSLAVLDRPGGQQLATVQLPAVAAGTVQYMRLEHDGHLRLYEWRSNGMRWEATGDVLHPYPGDCAYPTVCGAYGVCTDMQCSCPDAANFRAVDFRRPNRGCVPTSPPAPPATCRSRRARHRLVSLRDTAYFNSHDTSMRTLERVGEAACKAACLGDCACMAAQFVYGFDPNDGFCYLQSEVLSLETMQPEVFHYNSSMHIKIAQGRLPRRF; this is encoded by the coding sequence ATGCGGCACGCGGCGCTGCTCGGCGTGGGCTTCGCGCTCTGCCTCCTCCGCGCGCAGGCGCAGCCGTACGACTACCCGACGGCGAAGCCGTCCACGACGTGGGCGAACACCGACGCCGCGCTGCGCCACCACGTCGCCTACACCGACGGctccgtggcgcgcgccgcgCTGCTGCGCCTCAACCCGGCGCGCCTCGGCCCCTCCTTCGCCTTCGGCTTCTTCTGCACCAACCACCGCGCCGGGGCGCCGTGCGCCGACTtcctcctcggcgtcgccgtcgtgtaCTGCAACAGCGGCGCCGGGATCACCGCGGTCACCACCGGCATCCCGCAGGTGGTGTGGTCGGCCAACCGCGCCGCCCCCGTCGGGGACGGCGCCACCGCGGAGCTCACGGCGGACGGCGACCTGGTCCTGAGATCGCCCGGCGGCAAGGTGCTATGgtcggccggcgcggcggggcgcggcgtcTCCGGGATGAGCATCAACAGCGACGGCAACCTGGTGCTGTTCGACGGGAGCAACCGGACGGTGTGGCAGTCGTTCGACCACCCAACCGACACGCTCGTCGTCGGGCAGTCGCTGAAGCAGGGCGCACGGCTCACCGCCAACGCGTCGTTTGACAACTCGTCGGAGGGCAGGATatacctcgccgtcgccgacgacggccTCGCCGCCTACGTCGACGCCAAGCCGCCACAGCGCTACTACGTCCTTGGCTACAGCAAGAACGCCGGCGCCTACGCGGCGTACACCAACGGCAGCCTCGCCGTGCTCGACCGCCCCGGCGGCCAGCAGCTGGCCACCGTCCagctccccgccgtcgccgccggcacgGTGCAGTACATGCGGCTGGAGCACGACGGCCACCTCCGCCTCTACGAGTGGCGCTCGAACGGGATGAGATGGGAGGCCACCGGCGACGTGCTCCACCCCTACCCCGGCGACTGCGCGTACCCGACGGTGTGCGGCGCGTACGGCGTGTGCACGGACATGCAGTGCAGCTGCCCCGACGCCGCCAACTTCCGGGCGGTGGACTTCCGGCGGCCGAACCGCGGCTGCGtcccgacgtcgccgccggcgccgccggcgacatgcCGTTCCCGGCGCGCGCGGCACCGGCTGGTGTCGCTGCGCGACACGGCCTACTTCAACAGCCACGACACCAGCATGCGGACGCTGGAGAGGGTGGGCGAGGCGGCGTGCAAGGCAGCGTGCTTGGGCGACTGCGCGTGCATGGCGGCGCAGTTCGTGTACGGATTCGACCCCAACGACGGCTTCTGCTACCTGCAGTCGGAGGTGTTGTCGCTGGAGACGATGCAGCCGGAGGTGTTTCACTACAACTCCTCCATGCATATCAAGATTGCCCAGGGCAGGTTGCCAAGACGATTCTGA
- the LOC4325389 gene encoding CRM-domain containing factor CFM9, mitochondrial isoform X2 gives MATRVLSQNLRKLASFSLLNLSQRAPISPSPEPLRPAIASFGKCLNPFYQFSPPWMVRWASHSSVNLVLSDDGKPKFEIEEVEPSKKRGYLTKKRLKLQRKREKKKRKEANKNDPRRIRPKGKKIKQKFPTPEARLKYKIEKAKLKEAMLVEKLKKYEIAKAQGPMAKQDDLDGEERFYLKKVSQKKSNYVPVGRRGVFGGVILNMHLHWKKHETVKVICKPCKPGQIQEYASEIARLSGGIPINTIGNDTIVFYRGKNYVQPDVMSPVDTLSKKKALEKSKYEQSLETVRRFIAVSEKELELYYRHIALYGNPQSQNVDPVYCDDRRAASLKMEEPSQGKDLSHMDNDGFSDITDASESDEEANPSEYDDNDDETGDNIGTVLYDHGGFKLNGNSVDDHLSPALAVSMFMLYGTWI, from the exons ATGGCGACCCGCGTCCTGTCACAGAACCTGAGAAAGTTGGCTTCGTTCTCACTCCTCAATCTGTCCCAGAGGGCACCAATCTCGCCTTCCCCTGAACCTCTCAG GCCTGCTATTGCTTCATTTGGGAAATGCTTAAATCCCTTTTATCAGTTTAGTCCTCCATGGATGGTTAGATGGGCTAGCCATAGCTCAGTCAATCTAGTTCTATCTGATGATGGGAAACCCAAGTTTGAGATTGAGGAGGTGGAACCTTCCAAGAAGCGGGGGTATTTGACAAAGAAGCGATTGAAGCTTCAGAGGAAGAgggaaaagaagaagaggaaagagGCCAATAAAAATGATCCACGGCGTATCAGACCCAAGGGAAAGAAGATAAAACAGAAATTTCCTACACCTGAAGCTCGACTCAAATACAAGATTGAGAAG GCCAAATTGAAAGAAGCTATGTTGGTTGAGAAGTTAAAGAAGTATGAGATTGCTAAAGCACAAGGCCCTATGGCTAAACAAGATGATCTTGATGGCGAGGaaagattttatttgaagaaGGTTTCTCAAAAAAAGTCAAATTATGTCCCTGTTGGAAGGAGAGGAGTCTTTGGTGGTGTTATTCTAAACATGCATTTGCACTGGAAGAAACATGAGACTGTAAAAGTCATCTGCAAACCCTGCAAGCCAGGGCAAATCCAGGAGTACGCAAGTGAGATAGCCAGACTGAGTGGTGGTATCCCTATTAATACTATTGGAAATGACACCATAGTCTTCTATCGGGGAAAGAACTATGTTCAGCCAGATGTCATGTCACCAGTCGATACACTATCAAAGAAAAAG GCACttgaaaaatcaaaatatgaACAATCACTGGAGACAGTGAGGCGTTTTATTGCCGTGTCTGAAAAAGAGCTTGAACTTTATTATCGGCATATTGCACTTTATGGAAACCCACAATCCCAGAATGTTGATCCTGTTTATTGTGATGATAGAAGAGCTGCTTCTCTGAAAATGGAAGAACCGAGTCAAGGGAAGGACCTATCGCATATGGATAACGATGGTTTCTCTGATATCACTGATGCTTCGGAGTCTGACGAAGAAGCTAATCCTAGTGAATatgatgataatgatgatgaGACTGGAGATAATATAGGCACTGTTCTTTATGATCATGGAGGCTTCAAG TTGAATGGAAACTCCGTGGATGATCACCTGTCACCTGCATTAGCAGTTTCCATGTTTATGCTTTATGGCACTTGGATCTGA
- the LOC4325389 gene encoding CRM-domain containing factor CFM9, mitochondrial isoform X1: protein MATRVLSQNLRKLASFSLLNLSQRAPISPSPEPLRPAIASFGKCLNPFYQFSPPWMVRWASHSSVNLVLSDDGKPKFEIEEVEPSKKRGYLTKKRLKLQRKREKKKRKEANKNDPRRIRPKGKKIKQKFPTPEARLKYKIEKAKLKEAMLVEKLKKYEIAKAQGPMAKQDDLDGEERFYLKKVSQKKSNYVPVGRRGVFGGVILNMHLHWKKHETVKVICKPCKPGQIQEYASEIARLSGGIPINTIGNDTIVFYRGKNYVQPDVMSPVDTLSKKKALEKSKYEQSLETVRRFIAVSEKELELYYRHIALYGNPQSQNVDPVYCDDRRAASLKMEEPSQGKDLSHMDNDGFSDITDASESDEEANPSEYDDNDDETGDNIGTVLYDHGGFKVLTDWPTPMVKKQSLVPARQLSKG, encoded by the exons ATGGCGACCCGCGTCCTGTCACAGAACCTGAGAAAGTTGGCTTCGTTCTCACTCCTCAATCTGTCCCAGAGGGCACCAATCTCGCCTTCCCCTGAACCTCTCAG GCCTGCTATTGCTTCATTTGGGAAATGCTTAAATCCCTTTTATCAGTTTAGTCCTCCATGGATGGTTAGATGGGCTAGCCATAGCTCAGTCAATCTAGTTCTATCTGATGATGGGAAACCCAAGTTTGAGATTGAGGAGGTGGAACCTTCCAAGAAGCGGGGGTATTTGACAAAGAAGCGATTGAAGCTTCAGAGGAAGAgggaaaagaagaagaggaaagagGCCAATAAAAATGATCCACGGCGTATCAGACCCAAGGGAAAGAAGATAAAACAGAAATTTCCTACACCTGAAGCTCGACTCAAATACAAGATTGAGAAG GCCAAATTGAAAGAAGCTATGTTGGTTGAGAAGTTAAAGAAGTATGAGATTGCTAAAGCACAAGGCCCTATGGCTAAACAAGATGATCTTGATGGCGAGGaaagattttatttgaagaaGGTTTCTCAAAAAAAGTCAAATTATGTCCCTGTTGGAAGGAGAGGAGTCTTTGGTGGTGTTATTCTAAACATGCATTTGCACTGGAAGAAACATGAGACTGTAAAAGTCATCTGCAAACCCTGCAAGCCAGGGCAAATCCAGGAGTACGCAAGTGAGATAGCCAGACTGAGTGGTGGTATCCCTATTAATACTATTGGAAATGACACCATAGTCTTCTATCGGGGAAAGAACTATGTTCAGCCAGATGTCATGTCACCAGTCGATACACTATCAAAGAAAAAG GCACttgaaaaatcaaaatatgaACAATCACTGGAGACAGTGAGGCGTTTTATTGCCGTGTCTGAAAAAGAGCTTGAACTTTATTATCGGCATATTGCACTTTATGGAAACCCACAATCCCAGAATGTTGATCCTGTTTATTGTGATGATAGAAGAGCTGCTTCTCTGAAAATGGAAGAACCGAGTCAAGGGAAGGACCTATCGCATATGGATAACGATGGTTTCTCTGATATCACTGATGCTTCGGAGTCTGACGAAGAAGCTAATCCTAGTGAATatgatgataatgatgatgaGACTGGAGATAATATAGGCACTGTTCTTTATGATCATGGAGGCTTCAAG GTCCTTACAGACTGGCCCACCCCCATGGTCAAAAAGCAAAGTTTGGTGCCTGCAAGACAGTTGTCAAAAGGATAA